The following nucleotide sequence is from Candidatus Zixiibacteriota bacterium.
GCGGTGTCGATGCCATCGCATTCGACCCCGATCCCATCAGGGGCGGAAAGATTGTGATTCAGGCCAAGAGGTACACACGAACGGTTGATGTATCAGCAGTTCGTGACCTCTACGGCACTGTACTCAATGAAGGCGCGACAAAAGGCATCTTGGTGACAACTGCCGACTATGGACCCGATGCATACGAATTCGCAAAAGGGAAGCCCTTGACCCTTCTAAATGGTGGCCACCTTCTTCATCTTTTGGAAAGACACGGGCACAAAGCACGCATTGATTTGAAGGAAGCACGGGAATTGAACAAGGATGAGATTGACCCGAATTAGCACCCTCTCCCTCCGGGAGAGGGTCGGGGTGAGGGAAAGGTGAATTGGGAGAGGAGATTACCATCGTCGCTGATCTTCTGCCACGTCTCCGCCACACGCTCGACTACGATGCCTGGGCGAATCAGCAAACGTTGGAGTCCCTGCAACGTGCCGACACGCCACCCGTCGAAGCCATCGGCATCATGGCGCACATCATCGCCGCCGATTGGCTCTGGCTGGATCGCATGCGCGAGCAACCGCAGCATTGTGCCGTTTGGCCGCATTGGTCCGTGAAAGAGTGTGCTGAAGAGGAGAGATTGCTGCGCGAGAGTTTCGACGAGATGCTCACCGGTCTGTCGGAGCCGTCGCTGGAGCGGCAGGTGACGTACAAGAATACGAAAGGGGAGAAGTGGTCGAACGCGATTGCCGATATACTCGATCACCTGCTGGTACATTCGGCGTATCATCGCGGCCAGATCGCGCTGCTGCTCCGTCACAGCGGCGGGGAACCGGCCTATACCGACTTCATTCACGCCGTGCGCACCGGCGCGATCAACTAAACTGCCATGACCAACGCTGAGTTTGCCGCCATTCTGGAGCGTCACATTCGTCCAGCCACATTCCCGGTTGCGGTGAAGATGTTGAAGAAGGGCGAGCGGATTCCCGACCGCGCCAAGCGCCCCAAAACCGATCTCGGATTCGATGTCGCGATCTGCCAGTCGGTCGGGTTGGCGCGACGTTACGGCTGGACGCTGGCGGTCGGACGCGACGACATCTCCTGCCCGATCACCAAGGCGTTTTTCGGATTTGAAGAACGCGTCCCCTACCTGACCGAAGGGCACGCCTGCGCCGGCATGTACACCGAATCAACCCAGGCCGGAGCACGCACCGAAGAATCGATCCCACGTTTCGCGCACAAGCAATATGAGTACTTCGTGTGCGGACCCCTGGCCAAAGTGCAATTCGATTGGGATGTCGTCATCGTCTACGGCAATGCCGCGCAGGTGATGCGGCTGGTCACCGGCGCGCTCTACAAACGCGGCGGCGCGATGATCTCCCAGACCGCCGGACGGGTCGATTGCGCCGATCTGACCGTTGGGGCGATGAACACGGGCGAATATCAGTATGTCCTGCCATGCTACGGCGACCGCATCTTCGGCGGCACATCCGACGAGGAGATGGCGTTTTCCCTGCCGCGGTCACGCGCCGATGAATTGGTGGCCGGATTGGAAGGGACCCACAAAGGCGGGATCCGTTACCCGATCCCGATGTTCCTGCGCTTCACTGGTGAATTTCCCGAAAGTTATCGCAAACTCGAAGATTTCTGGACTCACGATTCCGATCCGGAGAACAAATAAATGGTATCCACGACGCTCGTCGATCATCGCTCAGGGATGCTCGAACGCCTCCGCACCACCCCGCAGCAGTTGCGTGTCGCCGTCAGCGGCCTGAGCGACGCGCAGCTTGACACCCCCTACGGTCCGGGCAAGTGGACGATCCGTCAGGTTGTCCATCATCTGGCCGACTCGCACATGAATGCATTTGTGCGCATGAAACTTGTCCTGACCGAGGACAAGCCCACATTAAAGACCTACGATCAGGATGACTGGGCCGACACGATTGATGGCAAGTTGCTGCCGATTGCGTCGTCGTTGTCGATCATCGACGGCCTGCACGATCGTATGTGCAGGATGCTGGAGTCCGTGCCGGACTCCGCCTGGAGCCGTTCGGCGGTGCATCCTGAACGCGGCGACATCACACTCGATGACCTGCTGGCCATCTATGCCCGTCACGGCGAGAAGCACATCGCCACGATCACGGGTTTGCGCGCCGAGAAGGGCTGGTAACAGATTGCCGTTTCGCGAAAAACTCAACCACACCGAACGCCTGCAGGCACTCACCGAGGGTGTCAAGCCCGACCGTCCGCCGGTCTCGATGTGGCGCCACTTCTACGGCGATGAGAACGACAGCGACCGTTTCGTCGACGTGATGGTCGGATGGCAGAAACGCTTCGACTGGGACTTTCTGAAGATCAATCCCAAAGCATCGTATCATTACGAACCGTGGGGCGTGACCATGCGATATAGCCCCGATGGGATCATCAAGCCCGCCCGCGAATTGTTTCCGGTCAGGACGCCCGGGGATTGGACAAAAATCGGACCCTTGGGGGCGCGACATCCTGAATTTGCCGCGCAATTGTACGCGATTTCCAGAATCCGGCGCGCGCTGCCGCGGCCGTTCCGCATCGTGATGACGGTCTTCAATCCGATCTCAGTCGCCGGCGACTTGGTGCCGAACGATGCCATGCTGGTTTCGCACCTGCGCGACAACCCGACGGCGGTCGTCCCGGCACTCGAGGCCATTGCCGAGACATTCATCGATCTCGTCGCCGAGATGCGCAACGCGGGCGCCGACGGAATCTTCTTTGCCACCACACAATGGGCCTCCGCGAATCTGCTGACGGCCGACGAGGTGCGGCGATACGGAGTGGCATTCGACCGTCCGATCTGGGAAGCCACGGGCGCAGACGCATTCAATGTTCTGCATGTTTGCGATTCGAAGAATTATCTGTCACTCTATGCCGATTTCAATGCGGCATTGACCAATTGGGACGCGAGTGAGCCGACGAATCTGAATCTGACAGAGGGGCATGAACTGCTCCGATCGCCGGTCCTCGGTGGGATCGGCCACAAGGGCGATCTGAATGACACGAACTCCGACCGCGTTGTCGAGATGGCCAGGCGCGTCATTGAAGAGCACAAGAACATACCTTTCGCGCTCGGCCCCGGCTGCGCCGTCCCGGTGACAGTCCCGATGGAGAGCATTGCGGCTGTGCGACAATCGGTCGAATTCGCGTATGCGCGCATGAGAACGGCATGATGACCCCGATAACGGCCACAGAGAGTATCCTGCAACGCGTCGACGATGCAATACGCCACGGGGGGGATTCCATCGCAGTCATGGACCGAATCGCGGCGCTGCTGCACGAATCGATCCCTCACTACACCTGGGTGGGATTCTATCTGCTCGAAGGCGACATGCTGACGCTCGGGCCGTATCGCGGAAAGCCATCGCCGCACACCCGCATCCCGCTGAACCAGGGCATATGCGGCGCAGCGGCATCCCAGCAGCGGACCGTGATCGTTGCCGACGTCAACGCCGATCCGCGCTACCTGGCCTGCTCCATCGAGACGCGTTCGGAAATTGTTGTGCCGATCCTGTTCGACGGCATCTGTCTCGGTGAGATCGACATCGATTCCGACCAACCCGACGCCTTCGGCGCATCGGATCAATCATTGCTGGAAGCCATCGCGGAGCGCATGGCGCCGAAGATGCGGACATAAGTCACCGCATTCGCGCCCATTGACATGATGGAGACGACCGCCTCGCCGATCTTCTGGGTCGGGTTTC
It contains:
- a CDS encoding DinB family protein, which produces MGEEITIVADLLPRLRHTLDYDAWANQQTLESLQRADTPPVEAIGIMAHIIAADWLWLDRMREQPQHCAVWPHWSVKECAEEERLLRESFDEMLTGLSEPSLERQVTYKNTKGEKWSNAIADILDHLLVHSAYHRGQIALLLRHSGGEPAYTDFIHAVRTGAIN
- a CDS encoding DUF169 domain-containing protein; its protein translation is MTNAEFAAILERHIRPATFPVAVKMLKKGERIPDRAKRPKTDLGFDVAICQSVGLARRYGWTLAVGRDDISCPITKAFFGFEERVPYLTEGHACAGMYTESTQAGARTEESIPRFAHKQYEYFVCGPLAKVQFDWDVVIVYGNAAQVMRLVTGALYKRGGAMISQTAGRVDCADLTVGAMNTGEYQYVLPCYGDRIFGGTSDEEMAFSLPRSRADELVAGLEGTHKGGIRYPIPMFLRFTGEFPESYRKLEDFWTHDSDPENK
- a CDS encoding putative metal-dependent hydrolase, with product MVSTTLVDHRSGMLERLRTTPQQLRVAVSGLSDAQLDTPYGPGKWTIRQVVHHLADSHMNAFVRMKLVLTEDKPTLKTYDQDDWADTIDGKLLPIASSLSIIDGLHDRMCRMLESVPDSAWSRSAVHPERGDITLDDLLAIYARHGEKHIATITGLRAEKGW
- a CDS encoding uroporphyrinogen decarboxylase family protein, with the protein product MPFREKLNHTERLQALTEGVKPDRPPVSMWRHFYGDENDSDRFVDVMVGWQKRFDWDFLKINPKASYHYEPWGVTMRYSPDGIIKPARELFPVRTPGDWTKIGPLGARHPEFAAQLYAISRIRRALPRPFRIVMTVFNPISVAGDLVPNDAMLVSHLRDNPTAVVPALEAIAETFIDLVAEMRNAGADGIFFATTQWASANLLTADEVRRYGVAFDRPIWEATGADAFNVLHVCDSKNYLSLYADFNAALTNWDASEPTNLNLTEGHELLRSPVLGGIGHKGDLNDTNSDRVVEMARRVIEEHKNIPFALGPGCAVPVTVPMESIAAVRQSVEFAYARMRTA
- a CDS encoding GAF domain-containing protein — protein: MMTPITATESILQRVDDAIRHGGDSIAVMDRIAALLHESIPHYTWVGFYLLEGDMLTLGPYRGKPSPHTRIPLNQGICGAAASQQRTVIVADVNADPRYLACSIETRSEIVVPILFDGICLGEIDIDSDQPDAFGASDQSLLEAIAERMAPKMRT